Within the Thermodesulfobacteriota bacterium genome, the region CTACGAGGTTAACACAATCTGGTCATTACAGAAGAAGATATTTATCTATTTTTTCCCTTTCTTCGTCTTTATACTGAAACAGGCATGTCCTGATGTAGATCAGGATTCAGCACAGCGTACAAAGAAATAATCCTTCGATCCCCTTCGACCAGGCTCAGGACAGGCTTCGATAAACTCAGTACAGGCCCTTAGATAAATCTCAGGGCTCAGACAAGGCTGTCCCCTTGTTGTCATTCCCTTATGCTACCCGATAGAGACGTTCGAGTACGGGCTTAATAGGGAATCCATAGCCTGTCCCCGCACGTTTGTGGCGGGGATGGATCCCCGATAACTATCCTCGGGGATGACATAACGACTAAAAAATTTAATTCAACCCCAACCCGCAAATTTTTCTATACGTCTTCGTTTCTGATTTTCTTGACGCGATTTTTGGAATGCCGATTGAATCCATTTCGTAAAGACAGGAGTAGTGGATTCCCTCTTAATGCATAAGGGAACGACAAAGGGGCCTGACTACCTGTGAGATTGCTTCGCTTCGCTCGCAATGACAAATGAAACCCTGTAGCAAGCTACAGGGAAGCATCAAGTTGAATTGATAATATTTTGGATTATTCTACCCTCTTACAAATGATCAGTATCATTATCCCTACTTATAACGAATCAAAGACTATTGACCTCACACTCAGCAAACTTTCAAAGGTTATTCCCCAAGATTGTGAAGTTATAGTAATAGATGGTTTTAGCAATGATAACACCCAAGAAATCGTTAAGAATTTCAACCACGTAAAACTCTTCAATTGTAAAAAGGGGCGTTCAGTCCAGATGAATTTTGGAGCTCAGAAAGCTTCAAAGGATTTTTTGTTATTTCTACATGCAGATACTATATTAAACTCGAATTGTATTGAATATCTAACAAAAGAATTGAAATCAAACACGATAGTCTGGGGATGGTTTTCAATAAAGTTGAATAATAATAGGGTAATATACAGGTTTATCGAAATATTTGCTAATTTACGTGCTAGACTCACAGGTACTCCCCTTGGAGACCATGCAATTTTTGTCAAGAAAGGTATTTTCGATAAAATAGGTGGATTTCCCGACATTCCTCTCCTGGAGGATTTGGAGTTTGTAAGAAAACTCAAATGTATATCCAGGGGCAAGAGAATCAATACATCTGTTATAACCAGTGTCAGAAGATTTGAAAATTCAGGAATTCTAAAAACATGTATCAAAATGTGGATGATAAGACTTCTTTATTATCTGGGTTTTTCAACACAAATATTGGTGAGATTTTACGATGATTCTCGTTAAATATTCAGCAAGCTACGCGTGGCACTGATTAGAATTTCACTAAATAATCAATCCACGTCGTATCCCATTACTGGGATTTTATCTTAGACAACAACAACTGCTTCAGTCTCAACCTCACATCGGGAGTCACAAATGATTTCTCACTGAGTTTACCCGTTAGCCTTAGCATCTTCTTATATGTATTCACAAAAGCCATACACTCCGGACACATATCCATATGCTTCTCCAACTCAACCAGAGTCTCATAATCTAACTCGGCTTCTATGTATCCCATTATGTTATCTACTATATCCTTACACAACATTATCTTAGTTTACCCCATTCATCGAAATAATCTGAAAGCTTATCCCTTAAGAATAGCCTTGCCCTGTGCAGTCTAGATTTCAAAGCAGGAATAGTTAAATCCAGAATATTTGAAATCTCCTCATTCGACAACCCTTCTACATCCCTTAGATGGAAAACAACTCTATAAGTCTCAGGAAGCTCGTTAATTGCTTTCTCAATTAATTCAAGGGCTTCTTTACTGAAAATCAAAAAATCGGGTCTGCTACTCCAATCCTTTGCTTTAATTCTCCCCATCAATGTCCCTTTTTCGTCATAAGGGTCATAACTTTCCAGACTTAATGTACTCTCATACTTCTTTTCGGCCCTTAGATGCATAAAGCTGGTATTTACGGTTACCCTATAGAGCCAGCTTGAGAACTTCGCCTCTCCACGAAACGTATCTGCCTTTGTTATTAGAGTAAGAAATACCTCCTGGAGAACCTCTTCCGCGCTGGTTGGATTACGAGTTATCCGTAATGAAATTCCATAGATCTTATCTACATATCGATTAAATATCTCTTCAAAGGCTCCTTGATTATTTTCCCTCGAGAAAAGATCAACAAGTTCACCATCTGTCGAGTCGGCAAATTTAGCTCCTCTACGTTCAGCGTCTTTAACAAAGTTGAATAATGATCTAAGGGATCCCGCTCCCACAAACTTTCTCCCGACATAAAATCCTTTCGTTTATACCCCTATTTTTTTAAGCATAAACCAAAATACTTTACTTGTTTTTCCACAAATTTCTATTTAGTAAAAGATAAAAACCCTGAGTCATTTATTTGTAATTTAGAGAAAGGCTTCATATAATGATAATTATTTGGATAATTTAGTTAAGAAGGTATATAGTCATAATAACAAAAAATAGAAGTTTGAAAAAAAAACTAAAATTCCACAATCTTTCGCCATCATATTTCCATTTCAACAACTACAATATCCAACTAAAATTACAATTATTCTTGCTTTGTAAAGAATAAGGAGGAAAATCGTACATGCATCAAAAACCGAGTACCCTTGGTGAGCTAAGGTCAACCGAGTACAAAGTGTTGTCCGTAAAGGAGGAAATGAGGAAGAATTTAATAATTAAGCTAAAAAAAAGAGAACAAATTTTCCCAAACATAATCGGATATGAAGATACCGTGATTCCTCAACTAGAAAACGCAATATTAGCAGGCCATGACATAATGTTCATAGGTGAAAGGGGTCAAGCAAAAACAAAATTGATCAGGAGTCTAATAAATCTTCTTGACGAAGAGGTACCAGTTGTCAAAGGTAGTGAGATAAATGATAATCCTTATTCTCCTGCATCAAAACTTAGGGATATAGTAAATAGTTTAGGAAACGAAACGGAAATCTCCTGGATAAAACGAGAGGATAGATACGGAGAGAAACTGGCCACGCCGGATGTCTCCATTGCAGACCTCATAGGAGAAGTTGATCCCATAAAAGTTGCTGAAGGAAGATACCTCTCTGATGAACTCACAATCCACTTCGGTCTCATTCCGAGAAGTAATAGGGGAATTTTCGCGATAAACGAATTGCCGGACCTCGTTGAGAAAGTTCAGGTTGGTTTGTTCAACATAATGGAAGAAAAAGACATTCAAATCAAAGGATATAAAATACGCCTTCCCCTTGATATCTGCATAGTAGCTACTGCTAATCCTGAGGATTACACAAGTAGGGGAAGAATCATTACTCCACTTAAAGATCGTTTTCAATCACAGATAAGAACACACTATCCGGCAACCATTGAAGATGAAATTAAAATTATGGAGCAGGAAGCGCGGATATTGCCACGGGATGGTTATTGTGTGAAGGTTCCCAAATTTCTAAAGAATATAATCGCTGAGATTACTTTCCAGGCTAGGGCGTCACACGAAATAAATCAACGCTCGGGTGTAAGCGTAAGAACTACCATTGCCAATTACGAAACGATGATTGCAAACGCGGAAAAAAGGGCAATTAACATTGGAGAAAGAG harbors:
- a CDS encoding TIGR04283 family arsenosugar biosynthesis glycosyltransferase, whose amino-acid sequence is MISIIIPTYNESKTIDLTLSKLSKVIPQDCEVIVIDGFSNDNTQEIVKNFNHVKLFNCKKGRSVQMNFGAQKASKDFLLFLHADTILNSNCIEYLTKELKSNTIVWGWFSIKLNNNRVIYRFIEIFANLRARLTGTPLGDHAIFVKKGIFDKIGGFPDIPLLEDLEFVRKLKCISRGKRINTSVITSVRRFENSGILKTCIKMWMIRLLYYLGFSTQILVRFYDDSR
- a CDS encoding magnesium chelatase; this encodes MHQKPSTLGELRSTEYKVLSVKEEMRKNLIIKLKKREQIFPNIIGYEDTVIPQLENAILAGHDIMFIGERGQAKTKLIRSLINLLDEEVPVVKGSEINDNPYSPASKLRDIVNSLGNETEISWIKREDRYGEKLATPDVSIADLIGEVDPIKVAEGRYLSDELTIHFGLIPRSNRGIFAINELPDLVEKVQVGLFNIMEEKDIQIKGYKIRLPLDICIVATANPEDYTSRGRIITPLKDRFQSQIRTHYPATIEDEIKIMEQEARILPRDGYCVKVPKFLKNIIAEITFQARASHEINQRSGVSVRTTIANYETMIANAEKRAINIGEREVAPRITDLPALIPSTAGKIELEYLGEDTSEVNVIDNLIKRAIKNVFDSYFPTHNIFPELLESFEHGYVEVANTMPSDEYLVGLKEIKGLEKCINRLEIDNSSAEIASAIELILEGLHLSNKLNKEIIQGKIIYK
- a CDS encoding zf-HC2 domain-containing protein; amino-acid sequence: MLCKDIVDNIMGYIEAELDYETLVELEKHMDMCPECMAFVNTYKKMLRLTGKLSEKSFVTPDVRLRLKQLLLSKIKSQ
- a CDS encoding sigma-70 family RNA polymerase sigma factor; its protein translation is MGAGSLRSLFNFVKDAERRGAKFADSTDGELVDLFSRENNQGAFEEIFNRYVDKIYGISLRITRNPTSAEEVLQEVFLTLITKADTFRGEAKFSSWLYRVTVNTSFMHLRAEKKYESTLSLESYDPYDEKGTLMGRIKAKDWSSRPDFLIFSKEALELIEKAINELPETYRVVFHLRDVEGLSNEEISNILDLTIPALKSRLHRARLFLRDKLSDYFDEWGKLR